A genome region from Carya illinoinensis cultivar Pawnee chromosome 2, C.illinoinensisPawnee_v1, whole genome shotgun sequence includes the following:
- the LOC122296771 gene encoding BEL1-like homeodomain protein 4 produces the protein MELVTPPLPPIFSHLKTHHSIPIPEKSNSASSMSQDYHHGIFSFSNGFERSAVSHHEQQHQQHHHHHHQQAQQHHIAQQIRRDKLRVQGFEQPPPQLVGIDEEESGGLPVYETAGMLSEMFNFPSGGATAADLLEQPMAPSFRTPRPQPVATGVANEWYGSNRQGMVVGLGPLGDAKNQNSVNSRDSLVHQPPPHHHHHAQISNINAAESAAAMQLFLMNPQPRSPSPPPPSTSSTLHMLLPNPSTSLHQGFAASGASGGAFGQFTWVPDHSSNDGGNTGAHLNNTSEIGGVVESQGLSLSLSSSLQHLEASKAEELRMGDGGSIFYYNQGAGGSSSSTAQYYKNLGGHNQTLHLQGVAHNNHQVHAGFGSSSLGVVNVLRNSKYVKAAQELLEEFCSVGRGQFKKNKFGKQNANPNSINPGNSTSGAAGSSSSSKDLPPLSAADRTEHQRRKVKLLSMLDEVDRRYNHYCEQMHMVMNSFDLVMGLGAAVPYTALAQKAMSRHFRCLKDAISAQLKHSCELLGDKDGAGTSGITKGETPRLKLLEQSLRQQRAFHQMGMMEQEAWRPQRGLPERSVNILRAWLFEHFLHPYPSDADKHLLARQTGLSRNQVSNWFINARVRLWKPMVEEMYQQEKKDVDQEDTDQEGSEGEIIRNQNSNIGLSTTTQTPTPTTTATTPTSTTTASILPTATTILTTTTPTGKRSDVNASENDPSLIAINRHCFSENQAKKGNSTTISTTAAEVSPPVSLCFPTTQDMSSEGLHQHRPNMATEDTCRRGSVVAADFGTISGNADNNIGSTLIRFGTTAGDVSLTLGLRHAGNMPEKSSFSVRDFGGC, from the exons ATGGAACTAGTAACACCACCACTTCCACCAATTTTCTCGCACTTAAAGACCCACCATTCAATTCCAATCCCAGAAAAGTCCAATTCTGCCAGTTCTATGTCCCAGGACTACCACCACGGCATCTTCAGCTTCTCCAATGGGTTTGAGAGATCCGCCGTGTCACACCATGAGCAACAACATCAGCAacatcatcatcaccatcatcaaCAAGCTCAGCAACACCACATAGCCCAGCAGATCCGCAGGGACAAACTGAGAGTACAAGGCTTCGAGCAGCCACCGCCACAACTGGTGGGGATTGATGAAGAAGAATCTGGGGGCCTTCCGGTGTATGAGACGGCGGGGATGTTATCAGAGATGTTCAATTTCCCTTCTGGGGGTGCTACCGCTGCAGACTTGTTAGAACAGCCGATGGCACCGAGCTTTCGGACCCCGCGGCCACAGCCGGTGGCAACAGGTGTGGCCAACGAGTGGTACGGATCAAACAGACAAGGGATGGTGGTGGGGCTCGGACCCTTGGGAGATGCAAAAAATCAGAATAGTGTGAACAGCCGGGATAGTCTAGTAcatcagcctcctcctcatcatcatcatcatgctcAGATTTCAAACATTAATGCCGCGGAATCAGCCGCTGCCATGCAGCTTTTTTTAATGAATCCACAGCCCAGATCTCCATCTCCTCCACCTCCTTCAACTTCTTCTACTCTCCACATGTTGCTCCCAAACCCATCGACTTCTCTTCACCAAGGGTTTGCAGCCTCTGGGGCTTCTGGAGGAGCCTTTGGACAATTCACTTGGGTGCCTGATCATAGCAGTAATGATGGAGGTAACACTGGTGCCCACCTCAACAACACCAGTGAAATTGGAGGGGTTGTGGAAAGCCAAGGCCTATCATTGTCTCTATCGTCTTCGCTACAACATCTGGAAGCGTCTAAAGCTGAGGAATTGAGGATGGGGGATGGTGGGTCGATATTTTATTACAATCAAGGAGCTGGAGGCTCATCGTCGAGTACCGCTCAGTATTATAAGAACTTGGGTGGCCATAACCAGACATTACATTTACAAGGAGTGGCTCATAATAACCATCAGGTTCATGCTGGGTTTGGGTCCTCATCATTAGGTGTGGTGAACGTGCTAAGGAATTCAAAATATGTTAAAGCCGCCCAAGAATTGTTGGAAGAGTTCTGCAGTGTTGGTAGGGGGCAAttcaagaagaacaaatttGGAAAGCAAAACGCAAACCCTAACTCCATTAATCCAGGTAACAGTACTTCTGGTGCAGCTGGTTCTTCGTCATCCTCAAAGGATCTCCCTCCATTGTCAGCGGCTGACAGGACTGAGCATCAAAGAAGGAAGGTCAAGCTTCTTTCCATGCTTGATGAG GTGGATCGAAGATACAACCATTACTGTGAACAAATGCATATGGTGATGAACTCGTTCGATCTGGTTATGGGTTTAGGTGCGGCAGTCCCTTATACAGCTCTTGCACAGAAGGCAATGTCACGGCATTTCCGGTGTCTAAAAGACGCAATTTCAGCACAACTGAAGCATAGTTGTGAGCTTCTCGGAGACAAAGATGGTGCGGGGACTTCAGGAATAACCAAGGGAGAGACTCCAAGGCTTAAACTGCTGGAGCAAAGCCTAAGACAGCAAAGAGCCTTTCATCAAATGGGGATGATGGAACAAGAAGCTTGGAGACCCCAACGAGGGTTGCCTGAGCGTTCGGTGAACATCTTGAGAGCCTGGCTTTTCGAGCATTTCCTTCACCC GTATCCAAGCGATGCAGATAAACACCTGTTGGCACGGCAGACTGGCTTATCGAGAAATCAG GTTTCAAACTGGTTTATTAATGCCAGGGTTCGGTTGTGGAAACCCATGGTGGAAGAGATGTACcagcaagaaaagaaagatgtgGATCAGGAGGATACAGATCAGGAGGGATCAGAAGGAGAAATTATAAGGAACCAAAACAGCAATATTGGCCTCAGTACTACTACACAAACTCCAACGCCCACAACGACAGCTACAACAccaacatcaacaacaacagCATCAATATTACCAACAGCAACAACAATATTAACAACTACCACGCCAACAGGCAAAAGATCCGATGTCAATGCGTCTGAAAACGACCCTTCACTTATCGCAATCAATAGACATTGCTTCTCGGAAAACCAAGCAAAGAAGGGAAACTCTACCACCATCAGTACCACCGCCGCCGAGGTGTCACCGCCTGTGTCACTCTGTTTCCCGACGACCCAGGACATGAGCTCGGAAGGCCTGCACCAGCATAGACCAAATATGGCTACCGAAGACACGTGTCGCCGTGGCAGCGTGGTTGCAGCTGACTTTGGGACCATCTCTGGGAATGCTGACAATAATATTGGGTCTACCCTCATTAGGTTTGGGACCACGGCTGGTGATGTGTCACTGACTCTAGGGCTACGCCATGCAGGAAACATGCCAGAGAAAAGTTCTTTCTCAGTTAGGGACTTTGGAGGATGCTAA